A genomic segment from Limosilactobacillus sp. encodes:
- a CDS encoding glucose 1-dehydrogenase, whose translation MGDVVMFSLNSFSLKGKNAIITGGATGLGEYYTKAMLTVGANVMVVSRTEKGWDQIRKFADQHDGKASFLSQDVTADGAADKIVAAALEQLGSIDILVNNAGMQLRNNWRDFQDADWRKVINLNLNAVYYLSHAVAKEMAKQHSGKIINIGSMQSYRAGKFIFPYTASKHGIVGLTKAYADALAPENIQVNAIAPGYINTPMTKALQEDPVRSKEILEHIPAGHWADPSELMGVAVFLASDAANYITGVTIPVDGGYLLR comes from the coding sequence ATGGGAGATGTCGTGATGTTTAGTTTGAATAGCTTTTCCTTGAAAGGGAAGAACGCAATTATTACCGGTGGGGCAACGGGCCTTGGTGAGTACTACACTAAGGCGATGCTGACGGTCGGTGCTAATGTTATGGTTGTTAGTCGCACTGAGAAAGGCTGGGACCAAATTCGCAAATTCGCGGATCAGCATGACGGTAAGGCCAGTTTTCTTTCGCAAGATGTGACCGCAGACGGTGCCGCGGACAAAATCGTTGCCGCAGCGCTAGAGCAACTGGGCAGTATTGACATCCTGGTTAATAATGCCGGAATGCAGCTGCGCAATAACTGGCGGGATTTTCAGGATGCTGACTGGCGCAAAGTGATCAATTTGAATTTAAACGCGGTTTATTACCTATCGCACGCGGTTGCCAAAGAAATGGCCAAGCAGCACTCGGGGAAAATCATTAACATTGGCTCCATGCAGTCGTATCGGGCCGGTAAGTTTATCTTTCCATATACGGCCAGCAAACACGGAATCGTTGGCTTGACAAAAGCATACGCTGATGCATTAGCACCGGAAAACATCCAAGTCAATGCAATCGCGCCGGGCTATATCAACACCCCGATGACAAAGGCGCTGCAAGAAGACCCCGTTCGGAGTAAAGAGATTCTGGAGCACATTCCAGCCGGGCACTGGGCCGACCCGTCTGAACTGATGGGAGTGGCCGTTTTCCTGGCTAGTGACGCTGCCAATTATATTACCGGAGTAACAATTCCAGTTGATGGCGGTTACCTGCTAAGATAG
- a CDS encoding gluconate:H+ symporter: MPLLIVLIGVIFLIFLIVKLKLNTFVSLVVTSFLIALLLKVPIAKIPTAIEAGIGSQLGHLAIIFGFGSMLGALVSDAGGGYRIATTLIQKFGRRWIQLAVILASFIIGLALFFEVGLVVVLPIIFIIARELDMPLLYLGIPMAATLNVAHAFLPPHPAPTAVAGMLDANLGHVLLLGIIAAIPTIIIAGPVFNWVLQKVYPRVYRKDVDISVLGEYKEFKLEDTPGFGISVLTAMMPVILIAVATICSFVLPKSNPVNEFIQFVGAPDAAMLISLIFSMFTMGVHRNKTIKEINNSLTTSVKNIAPMLLIIGGGGAFKQVLVAGGVSTYVSTLFAHTNMSPILAAWLITAVLRVALGSSTVASMTAAGLIAPMAQQFGSQSAMAALMVLAIGAGSVFCDHVNDAGFWMIKEYFGLSLKETLLSWSTLTSVLALAGLASVYAMSLFLA, from the coding sequence ATGCCATTACTTATCGTTCTAATTGGTGTTATCTTTCTGATTTTCTTGATTGTTAAATTAAAGTTAAACACCTTTGTTTCATTAGTTGTCACGTCGTTCCTGATTGCACTCCTCTTAAAAGTGCCGATTGCTAAAATCCCAACAGCAATTGAAGCCGGGATCGGCAGCCAGCTCGGCCACTTAGCAATTATTTTTGGTTTTGGTTCAATGCTTGGCGCCCTGGTTTCCGATGCCGGTGGTGGTTACCGGATTGCAACGACTTTGATTCAGAAGTTCGGTCGCCGTTGGATTCAGCTTGCCGTTATTCTGGCTTCCTTTATCATTGGTTTGGCCCTCTTCTTTGAGGTTGGGCTGGTCGTTGTTTTGCCAATCATCTTTATCATTGCCCGGGAACTGGACATGCCACTGCTCTACCTTGGTATTCCAATGGCTGCTACGTTGAATGTTGCCCACGCCTTCTTGCCACCACACCCGGCTCCGACGGCGGTTGCTGGAATGCTCGATGCTAACCTGGGTCACGTTCTCCTGCTTGGAATCATTGCTGCAATTCCAACGATTATCATTGCCGGGCCAGTCTTCAACTGGGTTCTGCAAAAGGTTTACCCACGCGTTTACCGGAAGGACGTTGACATCTCCGTCCTTGGAGAATACAAGGAATTTAAGTTGGAAGACACCCCAGGCTTTGGTATTTCCGTTCTGACTGCCATGATGCCTGTTATTCTGATTGCTGTTGCCACAATTTGCTCATTCGTACTGCCGAAGAGCAACCCAGTAAACGAATTTATTCAATTTGTTGGGGCTCCCGATGCCGCAATGCTGATTTCCCTGATCTTCTCCATGTTTACGATGGGTGTTCACCGGAATAAGACGATTAAAGAAATTAACAATTCACTGACGACCTCAGTTAAGAACATCGCACCAATGCTGCTGATCATTGGTGGTGGTGGGGCCTTCAAGCAGGTCCTGGTTGCCGGTGGTGTTTCCACCTATGTTTCCACGCTTTTTGCTCACACCAACATGTCGCCAATCCTGGCCGCTTGGTTGATTACTGCCGTGCTGCGGGTTGCCCTGGGTTCATCGACGGTTGCTTCAATGACTGCTGCCGGATTGATTGCCCCAATGGCACAGCAATTTGGCTCTCAGTCCGCGATGGCCGCCTTGATGGTGCTGGCAATCGGTGCCGGTTCCGTCTTCTGTGACCACGTAAACGATGCCGGCTTCTGGATGATCAAGGAATACTTCGGCCTGTCCCTGAAGGAAACGCTGCTTTCTTGGTCAACTCTGACCTCGGTCCTTGCCTTAGCTGGTTTGGCCTCTGTTTACGCAATGTCACTGTTCTTAGCATAG
- a CDS encoding LacI family DNA-binding transcriptional regulator has protein sequence MAVTLRDIANKAGVSIATVSRILNNDATLSVNEKTRQRVLDTAERFNYTKHKRSQNNRVQKIAVVQWYSLTQELDDLYYMAIRMEIERSAQQKGLQTVPIYQNNMEDIPQDVTGVIAIGKFSDSQVKKLRLVTPNIVFVDYDSLAAGYDCLVPDFENAVHSVISEFLNEGIDDIGMLAGTEKTTDNEIVPDLRLFYFESDLRQRKLYHPEYIFAGNYTSMSGYQVMKEAIAKLGDRLPHGIFIANDPMAVGALKAVQEAKIEIPDRLALISFNDTALVKYVYPSMSAVHVATDEMAHAAVDMMIKRLQNPDNDPCKTVVGTHLIKRQTTK, from the coding sequence ATGGCAGTAACGTTGCGCGACATTGCGAATAAAGCGGGTGTTTCGATTGCAACCGTTTCGCGAATTCTTAATAACGACGCGACCCTTTCCGTCAACGAGAAGACGCGGCAGCGGGTCTTGGATACCGCGGAACGCTTTAACTACACGAAGCACAAGCGTTCCCAAAACAACCGGGTGCAGAAAATTGCGGTTGTTCAGTGGTATTCGCTGACTCAGGAACTCGATGATCTCTATTACATGGCCATTCGAATGGAGATCGAGCGTTCCGCCCAACAAAAGGGCCTGCAGACGGTGCCAATCTACCAAAACAACATGGAGGATATCCCTCAGGACGTTACCGGCGTGATCGCGATCGGGAAATTCAGTGACTCCCAGGTCAAGAAGCTGCGGCTGGTGACTCCTAACATTGTTTTCGTCGATTATGACAGTCTGGCTGCTGGCTACGACTGCCTCGTGCCCGACTTTGAAAATGCGGTTCACTCGGTCATCTCCGAATTCCTGAATGAAGGGATTGATGACATCGGAATGTTGGCGGGGACGGAAAAAACGACCGATAATGAGATCGTTCCCGACCTGCGGCTGTTCTACTTTGAGAGTGACCTGCGCCAGCGCAAGCTTTATCATCCGGAGTATATCTTTGCCGGCAACTACACCTCGATGTCCGGCTACCAGGTGATGAAGGAGGCAATTGCCAAGCTTGGTGATCGCCTGCCCCATGGGATCTTTATTGCTAATGATCCGATGGCGGTTGGGGCCCTTAAGGCGGTTCAGGAAGCCAAAATTGAGATCCCCGACCGGCTGGCACTGATCAGTTTCAACGACACGGCTCTGGTCAAGTACGTCTACCCAAGCATGTCGGCCGTGCATGTTGCCACCGATGAGATGGCTCATGCCGCCGTGGACATGATGATCAAGCGTCTGCAGAATCCGGATAACGACCCGTGCAAGACCGTTGTCGGGACCCACCTGATTAAGCGTCAAACAACTAAGTAA
- a CDS encoding gluconokinase → MNYLIGVDVGTTSTKAVLYDEQATVLGQAKQGYPLYRDPLGMAEQNPDQLVAAVEKVIHDVAAQADLTNGKLLAVSFSSANQSVILLDEHHQPLTRALTWADTRAKTIAANLRRSPEGKQIYVKTGTPIHPMSPLTKLMWLQKAKPAIWAQTKYVADIKSYLFYQLFGVFKVDVSIASCTGMLNINTGSWDEQALALAKVSAEELPEIVSGTAQEIGLTAQAQEAMGIPRDTPFVYGAFDGALSNLGVGATRKNTVAITIGTSAAVRVATDQPVIDPQQRLFCYAIDNGLWLVGGPLNNGGAVFQWAVEHFVDASAVKNEGIDPYTLANQVIADVPAGAHGLIFNPYLGGERAPLWDANARGSFCGLNNLHTRTDMLRAVMEGINMNIHSVYKAVTNLVGEPKSVTATGGFAKSKVWKQMLANILNCQVEIPDAFESGCLGAITMAMKSLGMIDSLDAVQKFIGKEEVYKPQAAAVSVYQKYQPVFEQIADLMSPAYAKIADLQQMTEDK, encoded by the coding sequence GTGAATTACTTAATTGGAGTCGACGTAGGAACTACCAGCACCAAGGCTGTTCTGTACGATGAACAGGCAACGGTTCTTGGGCAGGCCAAGCAGGGCTATCCCCTATACCGTGACCCGCTCGGAATGGCGGAACAAAACCCTGATCAGCTGGTTGCTGCGGTCGAGAAGGTCATTCATGATGTCGCTGCTCAGGCAGATTTAACAAATGGAAAATTGTTAGCGGTTTCCTTCTCGAGCGCTAACCAAAGTGTGATCTTGCTGGATGAGCATCACCAGCCACTGACCCGGGCACTGACCTGGGCGGATACCCGAGCAAAAACAATTGCGGCTAATCTGCGGCGTTCACCGGAAGGCAAGCAGATTTACGTTAAGACAGGGACACCGATTCACCCGATGTCACCGTTGACTAAGTTAATGTGGCTGCAAAAAGCAAAGCCGGCAATCTGGGCGCAAACAAAGTACGTTGCCGATATTAAATCGTACCTGTTTTATCAGCTCTTCGGTGTTTTCAAGGTCGATGTTTCGATTGCTTCTTGTACTGGAATGCTGAACATCAATACTGGCAGCTGGGATGAACAGGCGTTGGCCTTGGCAAAGGTCTCGGCTGAAGAGCTGCCAGAGATCGTCAGCGGAACGGCTCAAGAAATTGGCTTGACCGCTCAGGCCCAAGAAGCGATGGGGATTCCTCGAGACACCCCGTTCGTCTACGGGGCATTTGACGGGGCCCTATCAAATCTCGGTGTTGGTGCTACGAGGAAAAATACGGTGGCAATCACAATTGGGACGTCCGCCGCTGTCCGGGTTGCCACTGACCAACCAGTAATCGATCCGCAGCAACGGCTATTCTGTTACGCAATTGATAACGGACTGTGGTTAGTTGGTGGACCGCTGAATAACGGTGGGGCGGTTTTCCAGTGGGCAGTTGAGCATTTCGTTGACGCTAGTGCCGTCAAGAATGAGGGAATCGATCCGTATACGCTTGCCAATCAGGTCATTGCTGATGTTCCGGCTGGTGCTCATGGATTGATTTTCAACCCATACCTCGGTGGTGAACGCGCGCCGTTGTGGGATGCCAATGCACGCGGCAGCTTTTGCGGACTTAATAATCTCCATACTCGGACCGATATGCTGCGGGCGGTGATGGAAGGAATCAATATGAACATCCATAGCGTCTACAAGGCGGTCACGAACCTGGTGGGTGAACCGAAGAGTGTGACTGCGACCGGCGGCTTTGCCAAGTCAAAAGTCTGGAAGCAAATGCTGGCAAATATTTTGAATTGCCAGGTTGAGATTCCCGATGCATTTGAGTCGGGCTGTTTAGGTGCCATTACGATGGCGATGAAGAGCCTCGGGATGATTGATAGCCTTGACGCCGTTCAAAAATTCATTGGCAAAGAGGAAGTTTACAAGCCACAGGCGGCTGCCGTTTCCGTCTACCAGAAATATCAACCAGTGTTTGAACAGATTGCTGATTTAATGTCCCCGGCATATGCCAAAATTGCCGATCTTCAGCAAATGACAGAAGACAAGTAG